A window of the Nycticebus coucang isolate mNycCou1 chromosome 3, mNycCou1.pri, whole genome shotgun sequence genome harbors these coding sequences:
- the GTF2F1 gene encoding general transcription factor IIF subunit 1 isoform X3, which translates to MATLGPLGQNVTEYVVRVPKNTNKKYNIMAFNAADKVNFATWNQARLERDLSNKKIYQEEEMPESGAGSEFNRKLREEARRKKYGVVLKEFRAEDQPWLLRVNGKSGRKFKGVKKGGVTENTSYYIFTQCPDGAFEAFPVHNWYNFTPLARHRTLTAEEAEEEWERRNKVLNHFSIMQQRRLKDQDQDEDEEDKEKRGHKKASELLIHDLEDDLEMSSDDSEASGEGCSRAPKAKRKVLPTKAGRKRKKKKGSDDEAFEDSDDGDFEGQEVDYMSDGSSSQDEPEGKPKVLQQEEGPKGVDEQSESSEESEEEKPPEEEKEEEEEKKTPTPQEKKRRKDSSEESDSSEESDIDSEASSALFMVKKKTPPKRERKPSGGSSRGNSRPSTPSAEGSSTSSTLRAAANRLEQGKRAGETPAAKRLRLDAGPQSLSGKSASQPPSGKSTPSSGDVQVTEDAVRRYLTRKPMTTKDLLKKFQTKKTGLSSEQTVNVLAQILKRLNPERKMINDKMHFSLKE; encoded by the exons ATGGCGACTCTA GGCCCCTTGGGCCAGAATGTCACTGAGTACGTCGTTCGTGTTCCCAA gaacacaaataaaaaatataacataatgGCATTTAATGCCGCTGATAAAGTCAACTTTGCTACTTGGAATCAG GCTCGACTAGAACGGGACTTGAGCAACAAGAAAATTTACCAAGAGGAGGAGATGCCTGAGTCAGGTGCAGGCAGTGAGTTCAACCGCAAGCTTCGAGAGGAGGCCCGGAGGAAGAAGTACGGTGTTGTCCTCAAAGAGTTCCGGGCTGAGGACCAGCCCTGGCTGCTCCGTGTCAATGGCAAATCAGGCAGGAA GTTCAAAGGCGTAAAGAAGGGAGGCGTGACAGAGAACACATCCTACTACATCTTCACTCAGTGCCCTGATGGGGCCTTCGAGGCCTTCCCCGTGCACAACTGGTACAACTTCACACCCCTGGCCAGGCACCGCACCCTCactgctgaggaggctgaggaagaatgGGAGAG GAGGAACAAGGTGCTGAACCACTTCAGCATCATGCAGCAGCGGCGGCTCAAGGACCAGGACCAAGACGAGGATGAGGAAGACAAGGAGAAGCGTGGCCACAAGAAGGCCAGTGAGCTACTCATCCATGACCTGGAGGACGACCTGGAGATGTCATCTGACGACAGCGAGGCCAGCGGCGAGGGGT GCAGCAGAGCCCCCAAGGCAAAGAGGAAGGTGCTACCcaccaaggcaggcaggaagaggaagaagaagaagggctcAGATGATGAGGCCTTCGAGGACAGTGATGATGGGGACTTTGAAGGCCAGGAGGTGGACTACATGTCAGATGGCTCCAG CTCCCAGGATGAGCCAGAGGGCAAGCCCAAAGTGCTGCAGCAGGAGGAGGGGCCCAAGG GTGTTGATGAGCAGAGCGAAAGCAGCGAAGAGAGCGAGGAGGAGAAGCCacctgaggaggagaaggaggaggaggaagaaaagaagacaccCACCCCACAGGAGAAGAAGCGCCGGAAAG ATAGCAGTGAGGAGTCAGACAGCTCGGAGGAGAGTGACATTGACAGCGAGGCCTCCTCAGCCCTCTTCATGGTA AAGAAGAAGACACCCCCCAAGAGGGAGCGGAAGCCCTCAGGAGGCAGCTCAAGGGGCAACAGCCGCCCAAGCACACCCAGCGCTGAGGGCAGCAGCACCTCCTCCACCCTGCGGGCTGCTGCCAACAGACTAGAGCAGG GGAAGCGTGCAGGTGAGACACCGGCAGCTAAGCGGCTGCGGCTGGACGCTGGGCCCCAGAGTTTGTCTGGAAAGTCAGCCTCACAGCCACCATCGGGCAAGTCAACACCCAGCAGCGG TGATGTGCAAGTGACTGAGGACGCTGTGCGCCGCTACCTCACCCGGAAACCCATGACCACGAAGGACCTGCTGAAGAAGTTCCAGACCAAGAAGACGGGCCTGAGCAGCGAGCAGACTGTGAATGTGCTGGCCCAGATCCTCAAGCGACTCAACCCTGAGCGCAAGATGATCAATGACAAGATGCACTTCTCCCTCAAGGAGTGA
- the GTF2F1 gene encoding general transcription factor IIF subunit 1 isoform X2, whose amino-acid sequence MATLGPLGQNVTEYVVRVPKNTNKKYNIMAFNAADKVNFATWNQARLERDLSNKKIYQEEEMPESGAGSEFNRKLREEARRKKYGVVLKEFRAEDQPWLLRVNGKSGRKFKGVKKGGVTENTSYYIFTQCPDGAFEAFPVHNWYNFTPLARHRTLTAEEAEEEWERRNKVLNHFSIMQQRRLKDQDQDEDEEDKEKRGHKKASELLIHDLEDDLEMSSDDSEASGEGCSRAPKAKRKVLPTKAGRKRKKKKGSDDEAFEDSDDGDFEGQEVDYMSDGSSSSQDEPEGKPKVLQQEEGPKGVDEQSESSEESEEEKPPEEEKEEEEEKKTPTPQEKKRRKDSSEESDSSEESDIDSEASSALFMKKKTPPKRERKPSGGSSRGNSRPSTPSAEGSSTSSTLRAAANRLEQGKRAGETPAAKRLRLDAGPQSLSGKSASQPPSGKSTPSSGDVQVTEDAVRRYLTRKPMTTKDLLKKFQTKKTGLSSEQTVNVLAQILKRLNPERKMINDKMHFSLKE is encoded by the exons ATGGCGACTCTA GGCCCCTTGGGCCAGAATGTCACTGAGTACGTCGTTCGTGTTCCCAA gaacacaaataaaaaatataacataatgGCATTTAATGCCGCTGATAAAGTCAACTTTGCTACTTGGAATCAG GCTCGACTAGAACGGGACTTGAGCAACAAGAAAATTTACCAAGAGGAGGAGATGCCTGAGTCAGGTGCAGGCAGTGAGTTCAACCGCAAGCTTCGAGAGGAGGCCCGGAGGAAGAAGTACGGTGTTGTCCTCAAAGAGTTCCGGGCTGAGGACCAGCCCTGGCTGCTCCGTGTCAATGGCAAATCAGGCAGGAA GTTCAAAGGCGTAAAGAAGGGAGGCGTGACAGAGAACACATCCTACTACATCTTCACTCAGTGCCCTGATGGGGCCTTCGAGGCCTTCCCCGTGCACAACTGGTACAACTTCACACCCCTGGCCAGGCACCGCACCCTCactgctgaggaggctgaggaagaatgGGAGAG GAGGAACAAGGTGCTGAACCACTTCAGCATCATGCAGCAGCGGCGGCTCAAGGACCAGGACCAAGACGAGGATGAGGAAGACAAGGAGAAGCGTGGCCACAAGAAGGCCAGTGAGCTACTCATCCATGACCTGGAGGACGACCTGGAGATGTCATCTGACGACAGCGAGGCCAGCGGCGAGGGGT GCAGCAGAGCCCCCAAGGCAAAGAGGAAGGTGCTACCcaccaaggcaggcaggaagaggaagaagaagaagggctcAGATGATGAGGCCTTCGAGGACAGTGATGATGGGGACTTTGAAGGCCAGGAGGTGGACTACATGTCAGATGGCTCCAG CAGCTCCCAGGATGAGCCAGAGGGCAAGCCCAAAGTGCTGCAGCAGGAGGAGGGGCCCAAGG GTGTTGATGAGCAGAGCGAAAGCAGCGAAGAGAGCGAGGAGGAGAAGCCacctgaggaggagaaggaggaggaggaagaaaagaagacaccCACCCCACAGGAGAAGAAGCGCCGGAAAG ATAGCAGTGAGGAGTCAGACAGCTCGGAGGAGAGTGACATTGACAGCGAGGCCTCCTCAGCCCTCTTCATG AAGAAGAAGACACCCCCCAAGAGGGAGCGGAAGCCCTCAGGAGGCAGCTCAAGGGGCAACAGCCGCCCAAGCACACCCAGCGCTGAGGGCAGCAGCACCTCCTCCACCCTGCGGGCTGCTGCCAACAGACTAGAGCAGG GGAAGCGTGCAGGTGAGACACCGGCAGCTAAGCGGCTGCGGCTGGACGCTGGGCCCCAGAGTTTGTCTGGAAAGTCAGCCTCACAGCCACCATCGGGCAAGTCAACACCCAGCAGCGG TGATGTGCAAGTGACTGAGGACGCTGTGCGCCGCTACCTCACCCGGAAACCCATGACCACGAAGGACCTGCTGAAGAAGTTCCAGACCAAGAAGACGGGCCTGAGCAGCGAGCAGACTGTGAATGTGCTGGCCCAGATCCTCAAGCGACTCAACCCTGAGCGCAAGATGATCAATGACAAGATGCACTTCTCCCTCAAGGAGTGA
- the GTF2F1 gene encoding general transcription factor IIF subunit 1 isoform X1, with the protein MATLGPLGQNVTEYVVRVPKNTNKKYNIMAFNAADKVNFATWNQARLERDLSNKKIYQEEEMPESGAGSEFNRKLREEARRKKYGVVLKEFRAEDQPWLLRVNGKSGRKFKGVKKGGVTENTSYYIFTQCPDGAFEAFPVHNWYNFTPLARHRTLTAEEAEEEWERRNKVLNHFSIMQQRRLKDQDQDEDEEDKEKRGHKKASELLIHDLEDDLEMSSDDSEASGEGCSRAPKAKRKVLPTKAGRKRKKKKGSDDEAFEDSDDGDFEGQEVDYMSDGSSSSQDEPEGKPKVLQQEEGPKGVDEQSESSEESEEEKPPEEEKEEEEEKKTPTPQEKKRRKDSSEESDSSEESDIDSEASSALFMVKKKTPPKRERKPSGGSSRGNSRPSTPSAEGSSTSSTLRAAANRLEQGKRAGETPAAKRLRLDAGPQSLSGKSASQPPSGKSTPSSGDVQVTEDAVRRYLTRKPMTTKDLLKKFQTKKTGLSSEQTVNVLAQILKRLNPERKMINDKMHFSLKE; encoded by the exons ATGGCGACTCTA GGCCCCTTGGGCCAGAATGTCACTGAGTACGTCGTTCGTGTTCCCAA gaacacaaataaaaaatataacataatgGCATTTAATGCCGCTGATAAAGTCAACTTTGCTACTTGGAATCAG GCTCGACTAGAACGGGACTTGAGCAACAAGAAAATTTACCAAGAGGAGGAGATGCCTGAGTCAGGTGCAGGCAGTGAGTTCAACCGCAAGCTTCGAGAGGAGGCCCGGAGGAAGAAGTACGGTGTTGTCCTCAAAGAGTTCCGGGCTGAGGACCAGCCCTGGCTGCTCCGTGTCAATGGCAAATCAGGCAGGAA GTTCAAAGGCGTAAAGAAGGGAGGCGTGACAGAGAACACATCCTACTACATCTTCACTCAGTGCCCTGATGGGGCCTTCGAGGCCTTCCCCGTGCACAACTGGTACAACTTCACACCCCTGGCCAGGCACCGCACCCTCactgctgaggaggctgaggaagaatgGGAGAG GAGGAACAAGGTGCTGAACCACTTCAGCATCATGCAGCAGCGGCGGCTCAAGGACCAGGACCAAGACGAGGATGAGGAAGACAAGGAGAAGCGTGGCCACAAGAAGGCCAGTGAGCTACTCATCCATGACCTGGAGGACGACCTGGAGATGTCATCTGACGACAGCGAGGCCAGCGGCGAGGGGT GCAGCAGAGCCCCCAAGGCAAAGAGGAAGGTGCTACCcaccaaggcaggcaggaagaggaagaagaagaagggctcAGATGATGAGGCCTTCGAGGACAGTGATGATGGGGACTTTGAAGGCCAGGAGGTGGACTACATGTCAGATGGCTCCAG CAGCTCCCAGGATGAGCCAGAGGGCAAGCCCAAAGTGCTGCAGCAGGAGGAGGGGCCCAAGG GTGTTGATGAGCAGAGCGAAAGCAGCGAAGAGAGCGAGGAGGAGAAGCCacctgaggaggagaaggaggaggaggaagaaaagaagacaccCACCCCACAGGAGAAGAAGCGCCGGAAAG ATAGCAGTGAGGAGTCAGACAGCTCGGAGGAGAGTGACATTGACAGCGAGGCCTCCTCAGCCCTCTTCATGGTA AAGAAGAAGACACCCCCCAAGAGGGAGCGGAAGCCCTCAGGAGGCAGCTCAAGGGGCAACAGCCGCCCAAGCACACCCAGCGCTGAGGGCAGCAGCACCTCCTCCACCCTGCGGGCTGCTGCCAACAGACTAGAGCAGG GGAAGCGTGCAGGTGAGACACCGGCAGCTAAGCGGCTGCGGCTGGACGCTGGGCCCCAGAGTTTGTCTGGAAAGTCAGCCTCACAGCCACCATCGGGCAAGTCAACACCCAGCAGCGG TGATGTGCAAGTGACTGAGGACGCTGTGCGCCGCTACCTCACCCGGAAACCCATGACCACGAAGGACCTGCTGAAGAAGTTCCAGACCAAGAAGACGGGCCTGAGCAGCGAGCAGACTGTGAATGTGCTGGCCCAGATCCTCAAGCGACTCAACCCTGAGCGCAAGATGATCAATGACAAGATGCACTTCTCCCTCAAGGAGTGA
- the LOC128580577 gene encoding adenylate kinase isoenzyme 1-like, which produces MGGPGSGKGTQCKYMATKYGLCHVGLGQLLRQEAQRGTQRGRQIHDFMLQGLLVPTGIILDMVSDNMLSHPECQGFLIDGFPRELKQAQEFERIVSGPKVCVCVRMPACMCQGAKPIPPSQPWVSLHCLESRGVETPGRF; this is translated from the exons ATGGGCGGTCCAGGCAGTGGAAAAGGAACACAGTGCAAGTATATGGCCACCAAGTATGGTCTCTGCCATGTGGGGCTGGGCCAGCTGCTGCGtcaggaggcccagagaggcaccCAGCGGGGCCGGCAGATCCATGACTTCATGCTGCAGGGACTCTTGGTGCCCACG GGCATCATCCTAGATATGGTCAGTGACAACATGTTGTCCCACCCGGAATGCCAGGGCTTTCTCATCGACGGCTTTCCCCGGGAGCTGAAAcaggcccaggaatttgagcgtATCGTGAGTGGccccaaagtgtgtgtgtgtgtgcgcatgcctGCATGCATGTGTCAAGGTGCAAAGCCCATCCCTCCCTCACAACCTTGGGTAAGCCTGCACTGCTTGGAGAGCAGAGGGGTTGAGACTCCAGGGAGgttctga
- the GTF2F1 gene encoding general transcription factor IIF subunit 1 isoform X4 encodes MPESGAGSEFNRKLREEARRKKYGVVLKEFRAEDQPWLLRVNGKSGRKFKGVKKGGVTENTSYYIFTQCPDGAFEAFPVHNWYNFTPLARHRTLTAEEAEEEWERRNKVLNHFSIMQQRRLKDQDQDEDEEDKEKRGHKKASELLIHDLEDDLEMSSDDSEASGEGCSRAPKAKRKVLPTKAGRKRKKKKGSDDEAFEDSDDGDFEGQEVDYMSDGSSSSQDEPEGKPKVLQQEEGPKGVDEQSESSEESEEEKPPEEEKEEEEEKKTPTPQEKKRRKDSSEESDSSEESDIDSEASSALFMVKKKTPPKRERKPSGGSSRGNSRPSTPSAEGSSTSSTLRAAANRLEQGKRAGETPAAKRLRLDAGPQSLSGKSASQPPSGKSTPSSGDVQVTEDAVRRYLTRKPMTTKDLLKKFQTKKTGLSSEQTVNVLAQILKRLNPERKMINDKMHFSLKE; translated from the exons ATGCCTGAGTCAGGTGCAGGCAGTGAGTTCAACCGCAAGCTTCGAGAGGAGGCCCGGAGGAAGAAGTACGGTGTTGTCCTCAAAGAGTTCCGGGCTGAGGACCAGCCCTGGCTGCTCCGTGTCAATGGCAAATCAGGCAGGAA GTTCAAAGGCGTAAAGAAGGGAGGCGTGACAGAGAACACATCCTACTACATCTTCACTCAGTGCCCTGATGGGGCCTTCGAGGCCTTCCCCGTGCACAACTGGTACAACTTCACACCCCTGGCCAGGCACCGCACCCTCactgctgaggaggctgaggaagaatgGGAGAG GAGGAACAAGGTGCTGAACCACTTCAGCATCATGCAGCAGCGGCGGCTCAAGGACCAGGACCAAGACGAGGATGAGGAAGACAAGGAGAAGCGTGGCCACAAGAAGGCCAGTGAGCTACTCATCCATGACCTGGAGGACGACCTGGAGATGTCATCTGACGACAGCGAGGCCAGCGGCGAGGGGT GCAGCAGAGCCCCCAAGGCAAAGAGGAAGGTGCTACCcaccaaggcaggcaggaagaggaagaagaagaagggctcAGATGATGAGGCCTTCGAGGACAGTGATGATGGGGACTTTGAAGGCCAGGAGGTGGACTACATGTCAGATGGCTCCAG CAGCTCCCAGGATGAGCCAGAGGGCAAGCCCAAAGTGCTGCAGCAGGAGGAGGGGCCCAAGG GTGTTGATGAGCAGAGCGAAAGCAGCGAAGAGAGCGAGGAGGAGAAGCCacctgaggaggagaaggaggaggaggaagaaaagaagacaccCACCCCACAGGAGAAGAAGCGCCGGAAAG ATAGCAGTGAGGAGTCAGACAGCTCGGAGGAGAGTGACATTGACAGCGAGGCCTCCTCAGCCCTCTTCATGGTA AAGAAGAAGACACCCCCCAAGAGGGAGCGGAAGCCCTCAGGAGGCAGCTCAAGGGGCAACAGCCGCCCAAGCACACCCAGCGCTGAGGGCAGCAGCACCTCCTCCACCCTGCGGGCTGCTGCCAACAGACTAGAGCAGG GGAAGCGTGCAGGTGAGACACCGGCAGCTAAGCGGCTGCGGCTGGACGCTGGGCCCCAGAGTTTGTCTGGAAAGTCAGCCTCACAGCCACCATCGGGCAAGTCAACACCCAGCAGCGG TGATGTGCAAGTGACTGAGGACGCTGTGCGCCGCTACCTCACCCGGAAACCCATGACCACGAAGGACCTGCTGAAGAAGTTCCAGACCAAGAAGACGGGCCTGAGCAGCGAGCAGACTGTGAATGTGCTGGCCCAGATCCTCAAGCGACTCAACCCTGAGCGCAAGATGATCAATGACAAGATGCACTTCTCCCTCAAGGAGTGA